Within Vicia villosa cultivar HV-30 ecotype Madison, WI linkage group LG1, Vvil1.0, whole genome shotgun sequence, the genomic segment aaaaccatgatcaTGCTACTTCTTATTAGAAGTGTAATTAGTTGCCAATCTGTTAGTCAGTAAATAGACTAATTGATCCACGAAGTTGTAAACACCGTGCTATTTCTTGGTAGTAATTGCAAATTTGTTATTAGGCATGGACTAATTGTTGGCAAATTAGTCCTTTAAAGACTTGAATTTAATAGGCAAATGAGTCTATGGTGTTGTAGTATACTAGTAGTAGTATGGATATGTGATCAACGTGGAGAAGCCACATACTCCTTCCTATCACTAtaagtaaaattgatttttttttttggtttattacGCAACTGATGTAAATTATCTATATAGTTGTTAAATGAAAaaaatgttgcttataatagtaATCGGAGAAAGTATTTAGTTAATATGTCACGTCATAAGTGCTTAGTACTAGTTAGTCTCTAATTTACTCTCTGATGCATACAATTTCAATGGCTAGTTAGTCAATTCACTCGTTTGTTAGTGCTTAGTACTAGTTAGTCGCTCTTTTACTCTCTGATGCACATAATTTCAATGACTAGTTTGTCAATTCACCCGTTTGTTAGTGCTTAGTACTAGTAAGTCGCTCTTTTACTCTTGATGCATACAATTTTAATGACTAGTTTGTCAATTCACTTGTTTGTTAGTGCTTAGTACTAGTAAGTCGCTCTTTTACTCTCTGATGCATACAATTTTAATGACTAGTTTGTCAATTCACTTGTTTGTTAGTGCTTAGTACTAGTAAGTCGCTCTTTTACTCTGATGCATACAATTTTAATGACTAGTCAGTCAAATACAAATTACACTTTTCTCCAAGTCCTCTCTCCTCTTTCTTCTGATCGATGTTTCTCAATACTTCTCTTCTTTTAAGGGATAACCTTTGAGACTATAGACCAAATAAATGTGTATTCCAAGTTGGTTTAATTTGAAGAGTATCTTTGTTTTTTATGAAATAGTAATTTGAAGTTATCTTGATTTTATGCTACTGAAAAATTCAAGGGTTGATTGATGTTCTGATATTTTCTCACTTCGAAAACAGACTCATTTTAGAGAGTTTTTGCTTTCCTTGTTTTAATGGAAAATTTGTCGCAGGCATTTTGGAATGAATTGGGCATTTGTTGATCCGAAAACACCAATCCAACAAGGAGCCAAGTTTTGTATTTGTGTCAGGGAGTTTCTTCCCTGGCTTATGATGCCACTTCAGGTTGTGTATGTAAATGAAACTAAAACTACCAAAAACCGCGGGGCCTCCTTTGGTTTTGGAAGTGGAACTCTTCAGGGTCACTTACTGGTTACTTCTTTTTCTCTCATCTTGCTGATTTTCTCTTCCTTTTCTCTTAATTTTGTGTCTGGTTGAGAATTTGAAGGCATCTTGTTATTTGATGAGTTTGACTATGCTAACAAATATGTGGAGTGAGTGGTCACAGTAGGCAAGATAAAATTGAGTTAGCAATTTAGCATCTATCATGGTAAAATGAACAAATTTTCCCTTTATGTAATTTGAGAACATGTGGAGATCTTGGTAAGGAGAGCACATGAAATGAAGCATAGCTCTTTAGTAACCTTTTGTCTCATGCTAGATTATATCATGCATTTAGGAGTTTCTTATAGTAATTTAGCTTGCAAAACTGGTCAAATAGAGTGAAACTGGCATGGTGCTGGTATATCCATCTTTATGAAAATGATTTCTGATTTTGTTTATTCTTGATTAGTTTGTGTATTTAACTTTTCACAAAGTTATTGAAAAACACTAACCTGATCAATTCAAAATTTATTATGATTTTGGCAACAGGCAGGAGAAGAACGCTTTTCAATTGAGATTGATGAGAACAATCAAGTTTGGTATGAAATACTTTCTTTTTCAAAGCCTGCACATGTTTTATCATTTGTTGGATACCCATATGTGATGCTTAGGCAAAAGTACTTTGCTCACGAATCTGCCAAGGTAATGCTGAAACACATTaattcatcaaaatcataatgtaAATAGTTTACGCTATTGGTAATCACAGTAGATTTGAATCTCTAATTTCCCTTTGATCCCTGTATTTAAGTAAATATTCTGCCTCCTTCTCTGTTTTGTAAACTGTTTACAATCTTGTATCAATGGTGAGTGCTTCACATTCAGTACAAATTGAAATGGAGCCGATTCTTACTTTCTGCGCGTGTTTAACTTTGTTGTTAAGCTTAAGATACATCAGTTTTGCTTGAAATTGTGATTAGGCTGCATAATTACACCAATAAATCAGATATTAACCCATGCACATCGTTTGTGTCTATCACATGTGTTACTTGTGGAATATCATTCAGATGGATGAATGAGCAAGCATCTGGTGATACCTAAAACTGTTTAGACACATTCAAACTAGAAAATCTAAAATCATTCTTTTTTATCAGGAAAACCGTTATCATGTTATGCTCAAGCAGAGAAGAAAATAGTCTTATGTATCAATAATTAATTCTCAACTGACCATGAATCAAGACAGAAAGAAGCTAGAGTGTGTGCCATCATGCTGATAGGATTCAATCCTCAAACTAATAGGCCTCTTTATTGAAAGATTAGCTAGTAATGTGTTCCTTACATTGAAGATGATGGAACCTCTAGAAAAGCTCAGAAGACCAAACCTCATCACAAAGACAAGGAGTTGGAAAAGGAAATGGTATATTGATATTCACTATTCTGAATTGTCATATGGAGCATCATATTGGCTGCAAAATTAAATAACCTCAATTTGAACATTTTTacattgaaaataaatgaaataaatattgaGAAGCAAAAACAATTATCTCTGAAACAAGGATCTTTTACTTAATTTAAAGTTTAAACATGTGTTTTTATCCTTTTTACGTGTCAAATAAGtcatttttcaaatcaaattagaCTAATTTAAATAAGGGTGTTCGCGGActggtttgattcggttttgaGAGAATCTGATACCCaaatcgattaaaattaaatggattggtttggattggatttacaaATATTTGCGATAAAGTCCAAACCAAACTGAATCGAGAAACAATGGGTTGTTTGAGTTGGACTGATCGGGtagataaaaaaatgaaaaaatatttgaaaaaaaataaattatttactgaaatttattttttataataatataaaaaatatagtattaataGTATTCAATTATAAATTTAGACTAACAATTTTTCCCTAATATATTCAAAAATtcctaacaaaaaatatatttaactactTTTAAATCTTTAGTTAGTCACTTGAATTATACTTTCTTTGGACTAGTGTTTAGTGTTATGGATTCTGCTTCTAGGTTTATCTTTCAAGAAGGTAAATTAGGATTCATGAAACATTGGCGCCTAAAAATGGAAATTTGTACATGACAAGAATTTCTACTATGATGATGTTATTGTGTTTTAAGAGTCAGTTTTATGTTACTGGTAAATTGGGGAATTATTTCATGGattgatgttttttttgtttgaaattgatgCAATTTTCACCTTCTATGTGTGGTTTTGGAAACAAGAAGCATTTGGTGGAATCTTGTGGGAGTCTTTATGTTGTTGATATTGGCTCAACTTTGCATTTCTTGATGTGCAAGCAAGTTTATGAATACTCACAAATAATGAAAGATGAAAGATGGGTCATGATCTTGTAATTTGTGCATTGAATTTGAACTATCAAAGTAAGATTACAACCATCTTATAAGAGACTTGTTGGTTAAACAATGATCTCAACCAACCTAACTAACTATCTAACTTGTTAGTTAGTTAATCCACTAGCTAACAACCTTGTAAAACATGTTTAAGGACTAACACGCCTATTAATCTATAAACCCAAACATACATCAGTCCTAATTATTctcttaaaaatataaatttgtcaATTCTTCAATGCCTTTATGAAACCATCAGCAAGTTGCACTTTGGTTGGGCAAAACTTCTCAAGCATTCCCTTCTTGAATTGTTCCCTAATGAAATGGAAACAAGTCTCTGTATGCTTGTTCGTTCTATATGAGATTGGATTCTTTGCTAGATTTATGTATGATCTGTTTTCAATCACGAGCATTGATGACTTTTGCATTTCATATTTCGGTTCCTTCATCAAAGAGTCAAATCAAATTGCCTGACAAGAAGCAAATGTGTCAGCAATATACTCTGTTTTACAAGATGATAATATTGTGACAGGTTGCTTCTTAGTACACTAGAAAATATGTGTATCATTGTACTTAAAAACATAACCTAGAATGCTCCTTTTGTCGATTCTATCACCACGCTAGTTAGAATCTGAGTATCCTATCAAtcttgcattcttttccttcatAACATCTTGGAAATAACAAGTAAAGCCTCATGGTTCCCTTTAGGTACTTGAATATTTTCCTAGgctatgtttgcgagtttggaggggatgAGAGGGGAAGGTTTgcgaaaatgaaattttaaaaaaaatataaaaaaaatatttgacattttttgaaaaaatgattttgtttaaaataataaaagagtcgttattattactaaatttttaagtttcaaaatagtaaaacaaacaaaaagatatttagaaaatttatgaaaGTCCTCAAAAACCcttcttcaatacaatttttgaattcccaattttatggggtttttggtgttttgagtaaaatcaaaccctccaaaaccctcctacccaaaatctttttaatcTTTTCCCTAATTCTTCTTATTTTCCAAAGTCCTCCCTCCCCTtttccctccaaactcgcaaacatggCCTTAGAAGTTAGAAGTCATTAGATGAGATTTCTTAGGCTCACTCATAACCTGTTGATGCTTACTGAATAACAAATGTCAGATCTGAGTATAGATCCTACAATTTTCTTCTAATATATACTAAGTAAGATGACTTATTTCTAATGCATTGATATTTTGAGTTAAAATGCAATGTTCAAGTCTAGTATAGATCCTAAATCATTGGTCCGCTGCTATTTCTGGTGTTTTTTTATCTCTGAGACAGAAGCCTCCCTCACAATGCattaatttaaacaaaattatgTTTGTGATcctttaaattttaactttttttgacTAATCTTTTTATTCTTCTCGTATCCTCTATTGCAAAGTTAGTCATTAAGTTATGCTTTTGTtacattgttgttttttttatgttaCATTTTGTAACTAAGCATAACTATTGTTCTATGACTAGACATTGACTACATGTTCATTATTATGGATGGCAAACAGACATGTCCATATCGTTTAACTTCGGCTAAAAATTCCACAAATAAATTGTGAGCATGGAAAACTCACATGTCCATACCGTTGAAGTTCAGCCGCAAAAACCCACAAAAAAATTATGAGGCAGAACATACATTGTTGAGGATGCTAATCTAAAATCTTGGCCTGGCGGGATAGTGCGAGACTGCGGACACTGCATCTTTTATGTcttaaaatgaaaaaattagtGTTAATGTCTGCGTCCacaaaagtttgaaaaaaatggGGCAGGATGGGACGGATACATTAGAGGATGTAGACTTAAAATCTTGCCGTGCCTGTAAAAAGTGTTGGAAAAACGAGCATATTCGTCAAGCCGAACCTATTTGCCACCCGTAATCATATCTAAAATTAGAAACAAATCATGTTGTCAAACTCGGTCAGAATGACAGAGATCTCAACGCGAAACGGAGCAGCGAAGAAAACCGAGTCGCCCATTGTCGGAACGGTGCATATGATCGTCGTGGACGCAAAATTTGGTTCGAGCGACGTCAGAGCAGCCATGAAACAAGTCGGAGCGGTCGATTTTCCTTTTTTCCAAATTTACAACCGTTGAGAGGTTAATTTTGTCATTTTCCAAAGTTAAAAAACCccaatattaaaaaaacaatactttctctttttgttttaaaagttcCAAACCCCTCCCTTTTCATCGTACCATACCAGCAGTATATATAGGACTACTTCACTTCTGactattcaaaatataataaaataattatttttttacaagaaaaataaataataataatgataattaatcCTATAATTAGAAAACAATATGATATTTTAAATACATCACATAAAAGACaataaattaattagtttaatattataatttaaaaaatatttttttaaaaatctattataaacaatattttttatattaaatatattagtaTCCACGTCACTAAAATAACGCTTGTTCCATTCCTCGTTTTTATTTCGTTCCAATATTTTAGAGGGTTGCGCCGTTATTCGAATTTAACAACGGAGAAACCAAATGATTTATTGTTTTGTTTTGGGTATTTCGAAAAATTAAGTACATCTGGTTTATGTTTTTTAGATTTGAGAATTTAGATTTAAAGTAAAAGAGGTTAATGGAAAAAAATTTGAGGAATTGAGTTTtagcaaacaattatcaaatattaaaatgtctgatttttgttttaaaaaaagtaTTGTTAAAAAACTATCAATACAAATAgaatataacataaaaaataaaataaaaatgaacaaaaataGTAATCCGAACAAGAATTCAAAGTTAAAGGATAATGAGACTAATTTTGCCAGTAATTTATTATCAAGGGCAGATTATTTTATTACCACTTAGAAGacttttcaattcaactattcCTAAAACATAGTATTTCCTAGTTTCCTTCGCAGAAAGTCCTCAAAACAGTTCTACTCTTCCTTCTCCATCTCCGTTGTTTCTTCATTTAAATTCACTAGTATTTTCTACACTCTTTACCCTTCAACTTTTTCCAACAACTCTTCCAATAAAGAAGCCTATATAGTTATTAAACACCAAACATCAAAACCATATAGATCAATCTAATGTCATTTCTCTCTTCAACAAAACCAACATCCAAAAAGATCACAACAAATCTTTGAACTCTTCATCCATGGATCAAAAAGTAGATTGGTCTCAACTCCCTACAGAGTTATTGCCTAAGATAGGAAAATATCTTGATGATCACATAGATGTCCTTAGATTTCGCAGCGTTTGCAAATTATTTCGATCTTCCATTCCTCCTTCTCTTCCAAATTCTCCATCTTTTCCTTTACAAATACCTCAGCCCCTCAACATATCCCTTAACAGCTACCTCTACCAATCAACCGTTTATCTTATTGAACTAACTGATGCAAGTTCTAACTCCAATttagcatcttcttcttcttcttccaaagGTTGGTTGATTAAGGTACTAGAATCAAAGAATCAACCTTTGAGTTTGTTGAGTCCTATCTCTGATCGAAAATTATCCTACCCTCTAAGCATTAACAAC encodes:
- the LOC131641057 gene encoding UPF0548 protein At2g17695 isoform X3, producing the protein MVFLSWVRPTTQDQNTCINKSGTFNYDDKYKGATAKSLSSLQQDKGFSSDGFLLNNARVLMGTGVDTFEKGKTALRTWRHFGMNWAFVDPKTPIQQGAKFCICVREFLPWLMMPLQVVYVNETKTTKNRGASFGFGSGTLQGHLLAGEERFSIEIDENNQVWKTVIMLCSSREENSLMYQ
- the LOC131641057 gene encoding UPF0548 protein At2g17695 isoform X1 — translated: MVFLSWVRPTTQDQNTCINKSGTFNYDDKYKGATAKSLSSLQQDKGFSSDGFLLNNARVLMGTGVDTFEKGKTALRTWRHFGMNWAFVDPKTPIQQGAKFCICVREFLPWLMMPLQVVYVNETKTTKNRGASFGFGSGTLQGHLLAGEERFSIEIDENNQVWYEILSFSKPAHVLSFVGYPYVMLRQKYFAHESAKENRYHVMLKQRRK
- the LOC131641057 gene encoding UPF0548 protein At2g17695 isoform X2 → MVFLSWVRPTTQDQNTCINKSGTFNYDDKYKGATAKSLSSLQQDKGFSSDGFLLNNARVLMGTGVDTFEKGKTALRTWRHFGMNWAFVDPKTPIQQGAKFCICVREFLPWLMMPLQVVYVNETKTTKNRGASFGFGSGTLQGHLLAGEERFSIEIDENNQVWYEILSFSKPAHVLSFVGYPYVMLRQKYFAHESAKVMLKHINSSKS